One Rosa chinensis cultivar Old Blush chromosome 5, RchiOBHm-V2, whole genome shotgun sequence genomic region harbors:
- the LOC112203941 gene encoding uncharacterized protein LOC112203941 — MVQHMRHLYITAEIVGTKVGQIMVDTGAVVNVITTRTMHLLGIKKEKIQYISLTLAGIVTKTLGLLFLRVKVGLVEGVYAFFVTDCYAAYSAILGRDWIHRSYCVSSTLHQELIMWNRVTDKAEVVKVDPRPFSVSTNYVDSRCFAEKYEDMPGLSPDLVCHQLPTLPDKRPVKQEPRRMNSETQVLVKEEVEKMHKSGIIRVAKCNQWLSNIVPVRKKNGKIRVCVDYKDLNVATPKDIYPMPVVDMLVDAVAGHELLSFMDGIVGYHQIQVAEEDRHKTAFRCPGFVGVFEYVVMPFGLKNAGATYQRAMNLIFHDILGKILEVYIDDMVVKSKKRGYHIVDLRKVFERIRQHKLKMNPTKCVFGVQVDDFLGFIIHQRGIEVLEDKASAVINASPPRTKKELQRLLGKIQPFSPLLKLRGQNKFVWETKHQEAFDKIKAYLASPPVLVSPRAGFPLKLYISAAEASIGSLLAQDDEEGIEHAIFYLNRTLTDCGTRYTPMEKLCLTLYFSACKLWHYMLSFTTCIIAQTDRVKYMLSRPIRRVRIGKWVLALSEFSLQYVPQKVVKGQAIADFLAHHPMVAVPTTKELEIATTTTRPDLARIPEYVVWYQTTVSLQPWLEFKCTNNQAEYEALIIGLEVLLELGVRDIQVRGDSLLVINQLQEKFRCVSCLLVPYLNRVVELLDQFDDVGLEHIPRERNFVSNELAQLATKITLKYGVRERILNVGRRTLPSWLVRPDLPDEPIVRVLELIDVDWRIPLIDYLKQPDPIADRKIRFLALNYFLRGDKLRGRGENGIDFRCVYGRKAKRLIREVHEGVCGAHQPIIKPWPARGWPLDLIGMIHPHSSLQHKFIIIATDFFTKWVEAEPLKEASRATIRHFIFRNIICRFGIPEVLVSDRGAAFMGGDVEKLVNDYGIQFIHSTPYYAQFNGQAEASNMIIITLLKKLLVENPRQWHDTLYETLWAYHTSKRNPMATTPYALMFGHNAVLPLEINVQSLRVQDQQHLIGEDYVQAMWKEHEDLSGKRLEALDTLVMEKQQIAHAYDKRTRGCSYKEGELVWKAVLPFGEKLTGHGKWTPRWEGPFVIHRILERGAFHLKDLDGDLHRNPIKGRFLKKYYPSVWEFEDPPAVPGTGGQP, encoded by the exons ATGGTTCAACACATGAGGCATCTGTACATCACGGCAGAGATTGTTGGTACCAAGGTTGGCCAAATCATGGTTGATACTGGAGCAGTAGTCAATGTCATCACAACAAGAACCATGCATTTACTTGGGattaagaaagagaagatccagTATATATCTCTCACGCTCGCGGGGATTGTAACGAAAACATTGGGTTTATTGTTCCTACGTGTCAAGGTAGGCCTCGTAGAAGGCGTTTATGCTTTTTTCGTGACAGACTGCTACGCAGCTTACAGTGCCATTCTAGGCAGGGATTGGATCCACCGAAGTTACTGTGTTTCGTCAACTCTTCATCAGGAACTGATAATGTGGAACAGGGTAACAGACAAAGCTGAGGTGGTCAAAGTGGATCCTCGCCCGTTCTCTGTTTCCACAAATTATGTAGATTCCAG ATGCTTCgcggagaaatatgaagacatgccaGGCCTGTCACCAGATTTGGTATGCCATCAGCTACccacactccctgacaagaggcctgtgaagcaagagccACGAAGAATGAACTCTGAGACCCAAGTCCTGGTCAAAGAGGAAGTTGAAAAGATGCACAAGTCAGGCATCATCAGGGTAGCCAAATgcaatcagtggctatccaaCATAGTGCcagttcgcaagaagaatggtaagataCGGGTATGCGTGGACTACAAAGACCTTAATGTCGCTACGCCTAAAGACatctaccccatgccggtcgtgGATATGCTGGTAGACGCAGTAGCGGGACATGAactgttgtccttcatggacggaaTTGTAGGGTATCACCAAATTCAGGTCGCGGAGGAAGACAGACACAAGACCGCGTTCCGTTGCCCAGGGTTCGTGGGTGTTTTTGAATacgtggtcatgccttttggactaaaGAATGCGGGGGCaacatatcagagagccatgaacctgatcttccatgacatatTGGGGAAGATTTTGGAGGTTTATATCGATGACATGGTCGTGAAGTCTAAGAAGAGAGGATACCATATCGTCGATCTTAGAAAAGTCTTCGAGCGAATCCGacaacacaagctcaagatgaaccccACCAAATGCGTTTTCGGAGTTCAGGTTGATGACtttctaggatttataatccaccAGAGAGGAATTGAGGTCCTTGAGGACAAGGCCAGCGCAGTCATCAACGCGTCTCCCCCGCGAACAAAGAAGGAACTACAGCGattgctgg gtaaaatccagccatTTTCTCCACTGCTGAAGCTGCGGGGACAGAACAAGTTTGTATGGgaaactaaacatcaagaggcttttgacaaaaTTAAGGCCTATTTAGCGAGCCCGCCAGTACTTGTTTCACCTAGAGCTGGATTCCCATTGAAGCTGtatatttcagcagctgaggcttccatcGGAAGCCTACTTGCTCAAGATGACGAGGAAGGCATCGAACATGCCATCTTTTACCTCAATAGGACACTTACAGATTGCGGAACAAGGTATACTCCAATGGAGAAGCTATGTCTTACACTATAtttctcagcatgcaagttatggcactacatgttatccttcaCTACCtgcatcattgctcaaaccGACCGGGTTAAGTATATGCTGTCGCGACCTATTCGGAGAGTTCGCATTGGTAAGTGGGTGCTTGCCTTATCCGAATTCTCGCTACAATACGTTCCACAGAAAGTAGTAAAGGGACAGGCTATCGCAGACTTCCTAGCACATCACCCTATGGTGGCTGTCCCCACAACGAAAGAGTTAGAGATAGCAACCACCACCACTCGACCAGATCTGGCGCGCATTCCAGAATATGTTGTATGGTATCAAACCACAGTCTCCCTTCAACCTTGG TTGGAGTTTAAGTGCACCAATAACCAAGCAGAatatgaggcccttattattggcctGGAGGTATTATTGGAACTAGGGGTGAGAGACATCCAGGTTCGTGGTGACTCTTTGCTCGTGATCAATCAGCTTCAAGAGAAGTTTCGGTGTGTCAGTTGCTTGCTCGTACCATATTTGAATCGCGTCGTTGAGCTCCTGGACCAATTTGATGACGTGGGTTTGGAGCACATCCCTCGCGAGCGCAATTTCGTGTCCAATGAACTCGCCCAACTGGCTACAAAAATTACATTGAAATATGGGGTTCGCGAGCGCATTCTAAATGTTGGGCGACGCACGCTGCCTTCGTGGCTTGTGCGACCTGACCTGCCTGACGAGCCAATCGTCAGGGTCCTGGAGCTTATTGACGTAGATTGGCGCATCCCTTTGATAGATTACCTCAAGCAGCCAGACCCCATTGCAGACAGGAAGATACGTTTCCTAGCCTTGAATTATTTCCTCAGAGGCGACAAGCTACGTGGACGCGGTGAAAATGGCATCGATTTCAGATGTGTCTATGGCCGCAAAGCAAAACGATTAATACGGGAAGTGCATGAAGGCGTGTGTGGAGCCCATCAA CCtatcattaaaccttggcctgcgcgaggttGGCCTTTGGACTTGATCGGCATGATTCACCCGCATTCTTCACTccagcacaagttcatcatcatcGCTACCGATTTCTTcactaagtgggtggaagctgagcctttgaaggaggcctCCAGGGCCACCATTCGCCACTTCATCTTCCGCAATATTATTTGCAGGTTTGGCATTCCAGAGGTTTTGGTGTCTGACAGAggggcagcgttcatgggtGGTGATGTCGAGAAGCTGGTCAATGATTATGGCATCCAATTTATCCATAGCACGCCTTATTACGCTCAATTCaatggtcaagcggaggccagtAACATGATCATCATTACTCTATTGAAAAAACTGCTTGTGGAGAACCCTCGCCAGTGGCATGACACATTGTATGAGACGTTATGGGCTTATCATACTTCTAAGCGGAACCCTATGGCCACCACCCCTTATGCATTAATGTTTGGCCACAATGCGGTTCTCCCTTTGGAGATCAATGTTCAATCTCTGCGCGTCCAGGATCAACAGCATTTGattggtgaagattatgtccaggctaTGTGGAAAGAGCATGAAGACCTTAGCGGGAAGCGCTTAGAGGCTTTAGACACCTTGGTCATGGAAAAGCAGCAGATCGCTCACGCCTACGATAAGAGGACGCGTGGTTGCAGTTACAAGGAGGGTGAGCTCGTTTGGAAAGCAGTCCTTCCATTTGGCGAAAAGTTGACTGGCCATGGTAAATGGACTCCTCGCTGGGAAGGACCTTTTGTTATTCACCGAATCCTGGAAcgcggggcttttcacctcaaagatttAGACGGTGACCTCCACCGCAACCCCATTAAAGGCAGGTTCCTCAAGAAGTATTACCCCAGTGTTTGGGAATTTGAAGACCCACCAGCGGTTCCTGGAACAGGGGGGCAACCATAG